TGTCACAATGCTATCTTCAACCTGAAACAACACAAGCGCTTTACAATGGCAGATATGGAAAAATCAAAGTCATGTGGTGGCTGCCATTCTGGAATGAAAGCATTCAGTGTTGCTGAAGAGAAGGATTGCGTTCGATGCCACAAGGGTAAGCCAAGAAACATATCATTCAAAATGAAAAAGGCTACAGAAGTGGTCTTCAGTCACTCGCTACATATCGATAAGACCAAGGGAAAATGCAAAAGCTGCCATAACGGCAAGGTTATTACCGGCTCTGACAAGAGTGTTTCCATGGCTGAGATGGAAAAAGGGAAAACTTGCGGCGCATGTCACAACGGCAAAGGAGCATTCACGGTCGCAGGAAACTGCAACCGGTGCCATAAAGGTTACCAACCCAGAGAGATCGTCTTCCCGCTGAAAGGGATCACCAATGCAGTATTCAGCCACAAGTTCCACCTCGGCATGTATCAGTGTAGTGATTGCCACACCGCAACCTTTCCTTATAAGGCAGGCGTAGCACACAAAACCATGGGCCAAATGGAGCAGGGTCAATCCTGCGGTGCATGTCACAACAGCAAAGACGCGTTCTCAACCAGCGGTGAATGTGAGCGCTGCCATGGAGGATTCAAGCCGGCGCCGATTACTTTTAAAAATGATGGCGGAGAGGTCAAATTCAACCATGCTTTCCATCTAAATGTCTACAAGTGCGTTGATTGTCATACCAAACTTTTCCCATTCAAGGCTGGCGTAAAAAAGGCAACCATGACGGATATGGAAAAAGGGCTTTCATGTGGAGGGTGTCATAACGAGGGTAAAGACGCTTTCAGTGTGAAAGCGAACTGTGAAAAGTGCCATAAGATGTAGACAAACAGCACATAATGTATTGATAAAAGAGGGGGCTCAGATGAGGCCCCCTCTTTTTATTTAATTCTTATTTCCCTTTTTGAGAAATTGCCTCTTCAAGCCCGCGTAAAGCCCTTGTGGAGATGATTCAACAACAAGGGTCCTGACATTCAACGCCCTTTCAATATCACCAGTTGTCAAATCGTCCAGAAACACACCTTCGCCTTCCTTAAGCATTACGTCGGGGATTACA
This window of the Geoanaerobacter pelophilus genome carries:
- a CDS encoding cytochrome c3 family protein, whose protein sequence is MSRFSTLIKSLLIILLASQAYAKETKNVTFTFKNADPVIFSHDVHLLKYNNNCKVCHNAIFNLKQHKRFTMADMEKSKSCGGCHSGMKAFSVAEEKDCVRCHKGKPRNISFKMKKATEVVFSHSLHIDKTKGKCKSCHNGKVITGSDKSVSMAEMEKGKTCGACHNGKGAFTVAGNCNRCHKGYQPREIVFPLKGITNAVFSHKFHLGMYQCSDCHTATFPYKAGVAHKTMGQMEQGQSCGACHNSKDAFSTSGECERCHGGFKPAPITFKNDGGEVKFNHAFHLNVYKCVDCHTKLFPFKAGVKKATMTDMEKGLSCGGCHNEGKDAFSVKANCEKCHKM